A portion of the Pleuronectes platessa chromosome 15, fPlePla1.1, whole genome shotgun sequence genome contains these proteins:
- the LOC128457232 gene encoding pinopsin, whose protein sequence is MPCFYMLSVFLRKLPNILSFLVSEGTPPPVSDLSLYTDNQVAMLTPSQHSSSISTGQSSGSDPGLSLANHTTVAVFLGVILVLGFLCNFLALLVFSRFHWLRTPVNLLLINISASDMLVCIFGTPLSFAASVRGRWLTGSYGCRWYGFSNALFGIVSLVSLSLLSFERYSVLLQSAQSDSSQQRRARLAVAASWLYSLVWTLPPLLGWSSYGPEGHGTTCSVQWHQRSATSRSYVSCLFVFCLLLPLMLMLFCYWRILLAVREVARQVTDINRSSAEQRQGRILLMVVSMVTGYLLCWMPYGVVAMLSSFGRPGMLPPTASLIPALLAKASTVLNPFIYVLLNKQFSRCFLNMIRCSSEAPPTPGHLTLPSSEAAWPHPHNPTTEELHSPKQTPAASKPSVLS, encoded by the exons ATGCCATGTTTCTATATGCTCAGTGTGTTTCTAAGGAAACTCCCCAACATTCTTTCTTTCCTGGTTTCTGAAGGGACACCTCCTCCTGTCTCAGATTTGTCTCTGTACACTGATAACCAGGTTGCCATGTTGACCCCCTCGCAGCatagcagcagcatcagcaccgggCAGAGCTCCGGGTCGGACCCCGGGCTTAGCCTGGCCAATCACACCACGGTGGCCGTGTTCCTCGGGGTCATCCTGGTGCTGGGCTTCCTCTGTAACTTCCTTGCACTGCTGGTGTTCTCCCGCTTCCACTGGCTGCGGACTCCGGTCAACCTGCTGCTCATCAACATCAGCGCCAGCGACATGCTCGTCTGCATCTTCGGGACGCCGCTCAGCTTTGCAGCCAGTGTGCGTGGCAGGTGGCTGACCGGCTCCTACGGCTGCCGGTGGTACGGGTTCTCCAACGCGCTTTTCG gtaTCGTCTCcctggtgtctctctctctgctgtccttTGAGCGGTACTCAGTGTTGCTCCAGAGCGCCCAGTCAGACTCCTCTCAGCAGCGCAGGGCCCGGCTCGCCGTGGCAGCCTCCTGGCTCTACTCGCTGGTGTGGACTCTGCCGCCGCTGCTGGGCTGGAGCAG CTACGGGCCCGAGGGTCACGGCACCACCTGCTCGGTCCAGTGGCATCAGCGCTCGGCCACATCTCGCTCCTACGTCAGCTGCCTGTTCGTGTTCTGCCTGCTCCTGCCTCTGATGCTCATGCTGTTCTGCTACTGGAGGATCCTTCTGGCCGTACGAGAGGTGGCGAGGCAG GTCACCGACATCAACCGGTCGTCAGCCGAGCAGAGGCAGGGCCGTATCCTGCTGATGGTGGTCTCCATGGTCACGGGCTACCTCTTGTGCTGGATGCCATATGGTGTTGTGGCGATGCTCTCCTCCTTTGGACGGCCGGGCATGTTGCCGCCCACTGCCAGTTTAATCCCCGCCCTCCTAGCAAAGGCCAGCACCGTCCTCAACCCTTTTATTTACGTGCTGCTCAACAAGCAG TTCTCCAGATGCTTCCTGAACATGATCAGGTGCAGCTCAGAAGCCCCGCCCACCCCGGGCCACCTCACTCTGCCCAGCAGCGAGGCGGCGTGGCCTCACCCTCACAACCCGACAACAGAGGAACTACATTCACCAAAACAAACACCTGCAGCATCCAAACCCAGTGTCCTGTCCTAA
- the tpst1l gene encoding tyrosylprotein sulfotransferase 1, like, whose translation MRNTRSNLLLGFVLLCSASLLYLGMSGIECPQKSHRYRWMELNLASANQSQALTEQFPEDTPLIFIGGFPRSGTTLMRVMLDAHHAVRCGEETRVIPRLLAMRATWSRSVKEKMRLDEAGVTDQVLDSAVRAFLLEVIVGHGEPAPRLCNKDPFALKSLSYLARIFPKAKFVLMLRDGRATVHSMISRKVTISGFDLTSYRDCLTKWSSAVETMFNQCHAAGKGRCLPVSYEQLVIQPQEEMRKLLHFLDLQWDPSVLHHEELIGKAGGVSLSKVERSTDQVMKPVNTEALSKWVGHIPSDVLIDMAEIAPMLARLGYDPHANPPNYTRAEPMASPLNYLQSFKTAESPHPS comes from the exons ATGAGGAACACCAGGTCAAACCTGCTGCTCGGCTTCGTGCTCCTCTGCTCCGCCTCGCTGCTCTACCTGGGCATGAGTGGGATAGAGTGCCCTCAAAAAAGCCACCGCTACCGATGGATGGAGCTCAACCTggcctcagccaatcagagtcaagcCCTCACCGAGCAATTCCCCGAGGACACGCCGCTGATCTTCATCGGAGGTTTTCCCAGGAGCGGCACCACACTGATGCGCGTCATGCTGGACGCCCACCACGCTGTACGGTGCGGGGAAGAGACCCGAGTGATCCCTCGCCTCCTGGCCATGCGGGCCACCTGGAGCCGCTCGGTCAAGGAGAAGATGCGACTGGACGAGGCGGGCGTCACTGACCAGGTGCTGGATTCAGCCGTGCGAGCGTTCCTGTTAGAG GTGATAGTCGGCCATGGAGAGCCTGCACCTCGCCTCTGTAACAAGGACCCGTTTGCCCTGAAGAGTCTCTCATACCTGGCGCGCATCTTCCCTAAAGCAAAGTTTGTGCTCATGCTACGGGACGGACGCGCCACCGTCCACTCCATGATATCACGCAAG GTGACCATCTCTGGCTTTGATCTGACGAGCTACAGGGACTGTTTGACCAAGTGGAGCAGTGCAGTGGAGACCATGTTCAATCAGTGCCATGCAGCCGGGAAGGGCAGATGTCTCCCTGTTAGCTACGAGCAGCTGGTCATCCAACCACAGGAGGAAATGAGGAAGTTGCTTCATTTCCTAGACCTGCAATGGGACCCATCAGTGCTGCACCACGAAGAGCTGATTGGCAAGGCCGgtggtgtgtctctgtccaa GGTTGAGCGTTCCACGGACCAGGTGATGAAGCCCGTGAACACAGAAGCGCTCTCCAAGTGGGTGGGACACATTCCTTCTGACGTGTTGATTGACATGGCAGAAATCGCCCCCATGCTGGCTCGCCTCGGCTACGACCCTCACGCCAACCCCCCCAACTACACTCGAGCAGAGCCCATGGCCTCTCCATTAAACTACTTACAG AGTTTTAAAACAGCAGAATCTCCACACCCAAGTTAA